CTCTCCGTGACCACTCACCGTGGATCATCGTATAGAAATGACGCGCGAATCATGGGCCTTTTTATACCCGGAGAAAATGAAACGGTAGGTCATAAGGCTCGTAACTAACATCAttatgatgtccgtgttgggaatgcatgaatgggattggttggttctgatatttttactgggtatgacaagaattgaaatttttcgtaaataatcaaaagtttcaatgaaattgattaATTGCTGAAGAGTTGCGAAGTCGATTGATATGTAAATCTCGAAActccatcaaaagataaagcgaagaccactttatcaagaagactggcagctctggcatttttccatacaagcgGTCAACTTCATTGCCGACAGAGCCTCTTCTGAGTTGAAGTGGTAGCTTGTTATCGGTGTGGTAGTGATCTTAGCTGACAAAAGTAAATGGGATCTAATAAAGGTGCGGAGGAAGTCGATGTCTGCTAGTGTTAGTTAACTGTCAACAAATAACTTTTAGAAGAAATATTTTCCACAGTAGGGAAAATTAGAATTCTACTCTAAATTGTGTCGACATCGCGAATACAGATACAATACTTGCGATCGCAATATGCCAAAAAAATTGTCATGAAGCGTGTATACTAACTATTTTCGCAAATCGCCAGTACCAATCAATTTACACTGGCCATCCACGATTCTTCAGTTAATTGCCTAGTTTCTGGCTGTTAGTCAACCGGCATCACGAAACCTCGCCGCTTGGTTCGCCGggttacaaaatttctctttaATGTTTATTTTGCTGAAGGTCTACCTTTATTATTTGCAATGGAATATAGCTGTCAATTCACAAAACAAACCACACGGAATCACAAATCAGCTCAGTTTTGTACAGGCTGAAAAATTCCTCGTGAAAATGAGTTTGAAACAAAGTTACAcgtaaaaaataaccttatatgctatggcaaaaaccattcgaaaatacttatactcttcattatgccacctaatgaatgatcccatatcaaaaagctaataacattcataagttaatgaaaagtataagtttcggaatgtatgtgactaatgcgatatATAAGtatttcttatacatatcattaagcgcctgctacGGCCAAAACTATTAGAAATCATAATaatcatatatatatatatatatatatatatatatatatatatatatatatatatatatatatatatatatatatatataacattaaattttttacgtgtaggaattttcaaaaactatttggtacacgcagaaaaatattgcagtcgaaactaccattccgatggttattttaaaaatatgcaccgaagattttcagcagatagcaaacccgtttgattttaccatgcgcgcagtaaaaatcaactgtggcccataaggaatgttgtcacatgaactgaaacagtggtgaatttctctggaaccatggtgaaatttactgaaatttcatagtagttttaaaaacagagcgtagtctacaaaatagtagttttcaCTAGAGgtctgaataagagaaacgcggatagaaaatatgactctgccaacactgcattcaatcttcttcatcaaagaacagcacgtgaaaaggaagaaatgatttatgtaagataaaatctcacaatccgctattttatgTGTCCACATTACATAACAAttgaatccaataaacaatggaatttcatttcataatctattaatgacttgcatatattattgcaaactaatataaaatacattcaattttgtttgttgataaatggcataaaatcgaatttggccATTTTCAGTATTTGGCTGCTATTTtctgacggttcgattggcggcacatggctatccgcgtttctcttattcaggcctctagtttttacctgagacgagaccggcAAAGAcagcttctttttccttgttttgacacctGTTCTTCTTTTTATCACAGTTGAttatcgagtttcaactgtttccttgactgtttcacctaagccccgggtacaataaaataaaataaaagtgtatccaattcacgaattagtaaattcattttcataaggatttttataccgggaacaaaacacaagtTTCTAACTGATTATTAATAAGCTAAACGGatgatttggaatactcgtttaagtgaaaaagtcttcgtaaaacaaaattcatgcggaatattttatttgggataccaatactttcacacaaaaagctgctggctgcacctgacagttcgtgacagcagttaactggcagcagctgaagttacattttttcctctttgcaagtcccgtcccaggtttTTACCAcagaatttttttcagtgtattaTTTCtgtacacgcccgtttcaaattactcaaaaactcaaaaagtggaactaatccaaatttgagttattccactttttacgaaacaTTAGTAAGATTTTCGTGAGATAAAAAGATACGgtaatacaatttcactcagtctctgagtgaagAGTTCATTTTCTACTATGTCTAGGATAGCAGAACCTTTTCCAACTTTTGGGTTTTTAGGCAAGGTAAtgataaaaattaagaaaaatctaGGGAGtaaattgtttcaaatcaaatcatgaaaacagtctTCAGTCGAAATGTGAAGGAAATTAACAGGTCCGACGGAAATTGATATTAATCGTCAGCTAAAGACAAAATTCCGAATATTATGCTGAtctcataaaattgaaatacgtTTAATCTCAGTGTACTTCTCGAGAGTTTTTTagcataatttaaaaataaaatttagcaTAATGTTGTTTTAATGTATTTTGGTTGATCGTGTAACTGAGGTTACAGTGTCAGTTCACTCACACAAACATACATAGTACCACCTCGGCTCACCGACAGCGCTGCTAACAGTGTCGCCCGATTTCAGGCTGTGTTGTCAGTCTTCTTGATAATGTGGTCTTCGGATAAAGGCTCTTTTAACGttgaaaatcttacatgatttcgtgacggtccccaatttctTATTTGACgcccagtaccttcgggtaagacgttgttcaacgtcaaaaaaaaaaaatagaattagaATAAAAATgacgttgaaaaaaaaaatcttgttttttttaaataagcatttattcagcatttcggatGATGATTAAATCCTACTCACCAAAAGTTCTACTTTATGGATAAAGTAGGATAACGCACTTAAGAAGCCGtatattgggccaaaacctgcattCAAATAGCATTTAAGACGACAATTACAGGTTTTCAGGCAATCAATGTTCTTCCGTGAAGCAGAATATAATGCCACTTAAGATGAAGCGTTGTGACACTCAAATTGCTATGTGATTGtgtcataaaaatcatcaaccatggatttgtagtggtggaaacttccaataccaattcagtaagcatacacgtgggattcattttttgttaacatccgacaacagtaaacattgcacgcattcggaagaattcagccCAATTTAAAAGCAGTATTAATCAATACAGTCTAGGTATGGgattaactgatggaatttgccAGAAAAGCATCAGTTTTCCTTTGGTTTaggtaaatatttacactcaaaataattttcacttagaagctacttgaaaacatatgcagatattttccatgtagtttcgggtgtaaaagttaaatgattcattagtgatggcactcattatttttaactcactagaaaataaattcaaatttaaatgaatttcgtTTGGCTACGTGCTTAAATTTCaagtgaaacttcgataattttTCTTCTATAGTATCCCTGTAGTTGATATTccgtccactagaagcggacgagGGCAAAAAAGGAGCAGAAAATTAATTCAaactcaaacatattttttgcaaatcgttctcataatgcttctgcaaaatgtttcattagtGATTGTTAATAAATATGCTTTTCGCTCTGAGAGCCCCACTCATGtgtttttcatacattcattttgaatagaattcacttgaagagtatatagatattattttctatgttttctaatgaattccactacatttctaattaagatgcacttgtgatttgagtaagttttatttgattccagtaaggccgatgaaagtttcgatttttaaagtctacatgactttttatagtggaattaaagtgacaattattttgagtgtatgtattatgttttcacgatgctggttgtttatgtttacattctcaaccgttgttgccagctgctcaaattttcaatttttacaatgCACTCCAAAACAGAATCAATAACATATTATTATTGCATCAGTGCATAATGCGTTAGGAAAAGATTGATTAGTTAAatcgatattttacatgtttctgctatgatttcacaatagttcatatcgacatcactgtctgctgctgatcaatgattgcttgcatacgacgctACCGACGACGTGCAGAGTGCTGAAACTGGCGACGTCGTTGGCATAGTGCGTTACtgggaggattttttttcactttgttcacttgcttatatagggtaaaggatgtattttggaccacccttacgggagctcttattttggaccaccaagaggaatttgcactcagtggtccaaaatatgaaccgtcgaactggtggtccaaaatacctcccttaccctatctTCCCTAAATTAGCGCTATGTGATAATATCATCAAACCGCCGCATAGATTGAACTTAGAACTAAGTTCAAATTTACTTTTTTAGTGAGAAGATGGTCAGGTTTGTAGGCAATGTATGAATTAAATTTATCTGGGTATAtcggggtgggtggggtggttgactgtttgactgtgttggtaagccgcaaggcagccattctgaatgGGTACCTGGGTGGAATTTAAAAGTATTGTGTCAAAAGATAGGGCAATAAATGTTCAAAGAATGATTCCGCTACTCACATTCCTTGAGCAGTACGGAGCTGacaagtcgagaaaatttcgcaACGTCACTAACGACGGCTATGTAGAGTAAAAGCAGCCGTCACTTTTTTcaaggaaaaataattttaaaagacGAGATGTTTTTAAGAGTTTTTGGAAACATTGTCCATGGCCAGAAGTAATCCCATGAATTTGGTTCCCTCTGGGAAGTGGACACAATTTAGTTAGCTGCAACGAGAAAAacttcactattttgaacggcaagACGAACAgatacatttttgttttgaaaaattaacTACTTCGCATGATTTCCCTGGAGCATGGTTCTCTCAGAGAAGTGAACGAATTTTGATTAGCTCCAAAATCTATCTTTCGACATAtcaaaattttctaattttgaaagATAATCCCAACAGATGAATATTTCTGGAGGCTGGTTTCCTAAGAAATTGAACCAATTTAGAATATGGTCAATGTgcaaaaaagtatcaaaaatccaTTTATGGAGCTTATCTTTCAAAATCGTGAAGTTTGATATAGTcgtgatatgtcgcaagatggttATCGAAGCTTATCGAAATTCGTCTCCTGCATTGAGGAGACCGGGTTCTCAGCAACACTTTCGGgcgtggccaatgtggtcataaACTCACAAAAATTCATCCTTTGatcttgtttttcaaaatcgtAAAGCTTTATGTGTCACAATGTGGGTTTCGGAATAAATCGAAATTTGCCAACTTCCCATAAGGAACCAGGTTCTCGGGAACACTTTTGGACTTGGCCGATGTGGCCAAAAACTCTAAAAAATACCTCTAAAAATGGCTTATCTTTCATAATAATGAAATTCGGTATGCTGCAAAATGTTTAAACCCCGTTTCGCgtcataggggaacggttcggcacttcatcccatagctcctatttccatcccactcaaaacaaagcaatgaaaacgaatttggtttgtttcttattttgtgattttttcaccagtgagcacgcgtgttagcaaaaaaagcgacgagattggtgttgtatttctttgttttgcgatgagatgcaaatatgttcagtgagatggaaaacggaacagtttccTACCAAATTTCATAGCTATGAAACGATAAACGCATTTTTTAGAGTTTTTGGCCACGTTTGAAAGTGTTCCCAGAACCTGgcctaatcaaaatttgtccatttGTCTTCCGGGCGAGGCcaatatgacaaaaaaaaactctaaattccatatattgagcttgtctttctaATCATGAAGtatgatatgtcgcaagatatCAAGATCTAATTATACCAAAACTAGCTTGTGATACTTGTCAATAATGATTGAGCACGTTTGCATTAACATTTTGGGCACTTCCGCTCTTTTATCCCACCTTAACCCTCGAGGACTCGCATCGTTGTGAAAAGTACAACACTAGATCAAAAGCACGCTTATCCTACACAACGGTGGCGAGACTTCAAGAGTGATTCCGAACTAAGCGAGTCCCTGAAGGTTGATGAATCCGACTTGATTGACATGGTGTCAGATCGAGGTACCAAAAACTAGACATGATGACTTATTCTCTTAAACTTTCATGGCAATCAGTAATGAAATGAGTTCAATTGGGTTATTTCGATTTCTAGGttagaccgaaacgggttaaagtTTAAAAGATATttggaaaatgtgtttttttcaaagaaactttAGAATCGAATAACTTGTTCCGGCTCAAAATGGCGCACACAACATTGTTGTACTTTAAAACTGCTGTATGTTTACTCTTGTCTAGTGATTGAAGCTTGTGTATACACGAAATAACACGAGAAGATGATAAGTTTTCCACTTTTAGCCTCACTCGTTACAAGTCCCATAGAGTTAAGTGCCAGTGACGACCAGATGTAATGTCTGTATCCCTGTGTGATCTACATGTTTTTAAATTTCAGTTGTTCAACTCTAATGTAAGGTCCATTCAGATAAGATAACAAGCAATAGTTTTAACGTTTGGGTTCGttgaatgttaaaaaaaacctgACATAGTTTAAACATGCTAAATTGAATTAAATGCCAGGAACTCGTTATTTACCCTTGTCCACAAAACTTCAAGAAATTCACCTACAGCTATTTGATATAATATTTACAcatttaattgattcaaaagaaCTACATGACAGGAACAAACCTATTGAAGTTTTATCGGCAACGTCCGGTACAAGCCACACCTCTTTCTTTGGCAATCAAATATTGTTCAAACAGTGATGCACTTGATATACAATGTGATTCACTTTATTCAGTATATAAATTAGCCAGAGCGATACTCGACTTTCACCAGTGCGCTTATCAAAGTTTGACGACAATGAAATCTTTCTTCGGTTATCTCGCGTGTTTTGTGCTACTCTGCGGAAAAAGTATAATTTCCGCCAACAATGAACCTGACGCAGTGTCGATAGAACATCGATTGGATTCACTACAAGCTAGGTaagttgataaaaaaaattaagttctACTTTTAATCTGTTATTTTGAACTATTAGCATGAACCTCATGTTCATGCAAGCCAGTGAACAAATTGAAGCTCTGACAGCGGAAATTCATAACCTGAAACAATCTGTGGACATTCTTGGTTGGTACTCCGAACAAGTGAAGCATTCTGTTGCATCGGTCCAGGACAATAATGAACTGCTACTAAGGAATTTGACTATTCTCACGTATCATTCAGCGTAAGTTAAACAATTAAAAACGCTAACAGTATTAAACAGCCAATTTATTCCAGTGACATTATTGCAAACCAGCAATACTGTGCTAATCATGAAGCCTTGAAGAATCTGTTCTTCGAGTTAACGCCAAAATGTGGCGCATTCAATTCGACCCCGGCGCCACCGGAAGTGGTTCACAGCTCTTGTTATGAGGGTCCGTTGCGATCCGGAGTCTATCCATTGACAATCAACGGGTCCGGCCACCAGTACAAAGCGTATTGCAATATGGACGATTTTGGTGGCGGTTGGACTGTTTTCCAGAAGCGTCAAGACGGTTCGGTGGATTTCAATCGCAGCTGGGCTGATTATCGCAATGGGTTCGGCGATGTCTCCGGCGAGTATTGGTTGGGTTTGGAAACGTTGCACCAGCTCACGACTCAAAGACCGCATGAGCTTCTGGTTATTTTGGAGAACTTCAACGGATCCACTAGCTATGCGCGATACACTGGGATCGTCATTGATAATGAGCAGCAAAAATATAGGATTTTATTCAATAGCAGCGCTAGTGGATCTGCTGCTGATTCTTTCTATCCATACCGTGGAGAGATATTCGTAACGTTTGATGCCCTAAATGGATCGTATTCATCTTGTGCGAGAGAACTTGCAAGCGGATTCTGGCACTACAGCTGCAACGCTTCCGGATCCAGGTAAAATTCACAAAACCAATTGTTGTTTATGAtacaaaaatcaacatgaattGCAATGTAAGGATAACGTTTCTCTGTTTTTTAGAAATAACGTTAATGGAGTTTATGGCAACTCGACCTCCAAGAATGGTATATGGTGGTATAACTCATTTCCAGGGTATTTGCAATACGAACCCTTGAAAGGAGTCCAGATGATGATAcgacaaaaaaatgtttaaacattgtaaatacaaaaatatgCTCACCACATTATACAAATAGCCCCATATGAAGCAATTAAAACTTCGAGTAGTTTTGACTTATGTGGATTCacatgaattcaaatgaataaaacaattgaaagcaTATATCAAGAATTTAATTCAAACCTaccaaaaaattgaagaaatctaAGGTTATTGGTTTTGATATTTATAACGTCATCTAGCGAACGTTTTCTAATTCACAATTGTAGTCTTCGTTTTTTTCTGCACCCTTAGGCACTTCAAACCACCTGCACAAAAGAAGTTGTATAACAAGTTCTATATTTCTTACACCACATTCTTCTCTACAATGCCTCCTTTCATATACGATACACCTATCCTGCCTCCACCTTTAAGGATAGCAACTAATATTACTTGTAGCAATTATTTTGATTTATCTTCTCGGCGTCCTGCTATCGCCCGGTTGGTGTGGTCCATGGAAGACCGCAAAATAGCCAAGCAATCAGGAACGGCCACGAAGGCGGACAGGCAAACGACCAGGTGGTGAGACGGAACAATACcgatgaaaattttcattattttccatCCTCACGAATGGCTGGAGGTTCAACATATTACTTGAGTCGGTGTGCATAGAACGCTGAGTGTGGAAAAGGTCGAGATAAAAGTTTGGTGATGTTTCACCAACGTCGTAAATCTTTCGACAATTCAGCAATGTTTGCGGTGTTTTATGATCATAGATGAGAGGAACAATAAGTTGAAGTGGCATAGATACTCGCTCATGAATTGAACAGCTCAAGTTTTGCTGTGCAACTGGCTGTCGTTTACAATTCCAAATTTTAACTCAAATTCCTTCACTATATTGGatcatatttatttacttaGAAACTTTTCTCATACACAGTTTCTGGTTTGAGCTTTGATTGCTACTCCGGTTGCTGTTgactatggttgctactccgtgattgatcagaatcaGCAAAATTATACAATGAATCAATTGAACGGCTGACTGggatcagtcaatcaatcacaCTATAAAAGCAAAGATCAAAAACGGCGCCGGCCatgtccttacagtcagttagAAAAAAGGATAGAGCATTAGTAGGAGTATTTTGCTGCCTAGAGACCGTTTCTCCACATAAATCACAGGAAGGAACATTTGTTAATACAGTGTTTTCCAACTGGTGCTCCGCGACCCCTAGGGGCCATGCGacctttgcaaagaattcacCCTTTTTGTGGTTAGACTATCATGAACCGGTTTTCATGGTATAATTATATAAGtaatttcttttgtataaatatCTATTTATTAGGTTGTCTCAGAATTGAAAGTAGAGTCGCGTTTCTGTAGTGATTCAAAAACTACAGCCAAAGACTGACATCCTGCAATAAATACTTTTCTTGGATCTGATGGCACACAGTGGATAAAAGTTGGAAGAGTTCGTACTGATGGTGCATCATGCTTGGATCAAAATAAAGATTTCAGCGAAGAGAAAATAGCTTGCTCATTATGCCAAAGGTGTTCATGTTCAATGCATGATTGACCGATATGTCCTCGTTTGTAAGACACTTCTGTAATaattacaaaaatacatttgtcATAATTGTGAATCAGATATAAAGCTCTCAACACATGTTTGTACGAAAAATtatgcaaataaataaatgtagaTCACGAGGTTCTTTTTCCTACACTGCCGTTTTGTTGATTATCAAAAGGCAATATTCTTG
The nucleotide sequence above comes from Armigeres subalbatus isolate Guangzhou_Male chromosome 3, GZ_Asu_2, whole genome shotgun sequence. Encoded proteins:
- the LOC134223893 gene encoding microfibril-associated glycoprotein 4-like, yielding MKSFFGYLACFVLLCGKSIISANNEPDAVSIEHRLDSLQASMNLMFMQASEQIEALTAEIHNLKQSVDILGWYSEQVKHSVASVQDNNELLLRNLTILTYHSADIIANQQYCANHEALKNLFFELTPKCGAFNSTPAPPEVVHSSCYEGPLRSGVYPLTINGSGHQYKAYCNMDDFGGGWTVFQKRQDGSVDFNRSWADYRNGFGDVSGEYWLGLETLHQLTTQRPHELLVILENFNGSTSYARYTGIVIDNEQQKYRILFNSSASGSAADSFYPYRGEIFVTFDALNGSYSSCARELASGFWHYSCNASGSRNNVNGVYGNSTSKNGIWWYNSFPGYLQYEPLKGVQMMIRQKNV